The Pseudomonas sp. MM223 genome segment GTCGAAATGCTGAAGATAGCGCGCCACTTTACGTCGCCGGCCGGCAGGTATGGTCTGCATCAGATAATGAGAGATCTCCTGATCCAGCGGCGGGATGAAGTAGATCTTTTGCGTCTGCGGCATGGGTGGCTCCGGCTTACCATCTGCGTTAAACAGTTCGGGGAGGCTTACGCTGCTTTTCTAGGTGGTGACTGGTTAGTTAGGGAAGGTCTGAAGTAGCCCTGTATTTCCGGTCGACTTCAGCCCTCGCTGCTTTTGAAAGCGGGCCGTCGATCAAATTCGACCAGGTAACCCGCTCAGTTCTCCGTTTTTGGCCGCCGCGAGCACCTCGCAGCAGCCATTTTCCGCATTACAGGTGCACCTTTCCTGCGGTAGTCAGCAAATGTCGGCGCGCCATCCATAGGTTCGACAGCGCGAACAGCGTCACCAGCTGAGCGGTGTTCTTGGCCAGGCCACGGAAGCGCACCTTCACGTAACCGAACTGGCGCTTGATCACTCGAAACGGGTGCTCGACCTTCGCTCGCACTTGTGCCTTGGCCTTCTCGATCTTGCGCTTGGCTTTGTACAGGGCGCTGCGTTTATCGAGCTTCTTGTAGGTGCTGCGGCGTGCTGCGACCTGCCAGATCACTTCGCGGCCAGCATGTTCGGGGCGCTTTTCGACGCCGGTGTAGCCGGCATCGGCGCAGACGACGTTCTCGTCACCGTGCAGCAGTTTGTCGACCTGGGTGATATCCGCCACGTTGGCTGCCGTGCCTACCACGCTGTGTACCAGCCCCGACTCATCATCCACGCCGATGTGCGCCTTCATGCCAAAGTAATACTGGTTCCCTTTCTTGCTCTGGTGCATTTCCGGGTCGCGCTTGCCGTCCTGGTTCTTGGTCGAGCTGGGCGCGTGGATCAGTGTGGCATCGACGATAGTGCCCTGGCGCAGCGACAGGCCGCGATCCCCCAGGTAGCCATTGATTACGCCGAGGATGCCGGCTGCCAGCTCATGTTTCTCCAGCAAGCGACGGAACTTGAGGATGGTGGTTTCGTCGGGAATACGCTCGAGGCTCAGCCCGGCGAACTGACGCAGGATGGTCGTCTCGTAGAGCGCTTCTTCCATGGCCGGGTCGCTGTAGCCGAACCAGTTCTGCATCAGATGGATACGTAACATGGCCATCAGCGGATAGGCTGGACGACCACCTTCACCCTTTGGGTAGTGTGGCTCGATCAGGGCAATCAATCCCTTCCACGGCACCACCTGATCCATCTCGATCAGGAACAATTCCTTACGGGTCTGCTTGCGCTTGCCGGCGTACTCGGCGTCGGCGAAGGTCATCTGCTTCATGGAAAAACTCGGCTGGCGGGATCGGCGTATTTCACCAGATTCAGGAAGTCTTTTTCAGACCTTCCTTAGGCAAGGAGTGTAGCAATGCGTCACTGCACGTTGCCCTTAGCATTCTTGAGCAGTGTGCGGTGCTGCCGCCGTCCGCTCTCCGGGCGGTACAGCGTCTAGAGGTGTAGACGACAGTAATTGGCTGGCCTGGCTGTCCAGCAGCGAACCGGCTTGGAAGTAGCCCATCACCGTGCTCACACTGCGGTGCTCAGTCATTGCCATCACCTCTCCGAGCGGTACACCCTGGCGTCCTGCCTCGGTGACGAAGCCTGAGCGCAGACTGTGCGCTGCCCAGTCCCCGTCAAGACCTGCCATCGCCGCGCGCCGCTTGACGATACGCGCTACTTGGTCACCCGACAGCCCGCTCGCAGCGACCCGCCCCCCTTTGTACAAGCGGCGAAACAACGGGCCCTCGCAGGCCGGTGCTACAGCGAGCCAGGCGTTAAGTGCCTGTGCCGCCGGCCCCTGCAGGGGTTTTTCCCGACGCACGCCACTACTGTCGGTTTTGGTTGTCCCAAGCGCATATAGCCAGGTGTCGGCGTCCAGACGGCGCAGGTCTCCGATCTGCAAACCCACGATTTCCGAGCGGCGTCGGCCACCGCCGCTCCAAGCCAGCAACAGCAGGGCGCGATCGCGCGTGCCACGCACGCCGTCAGTGCAGGTGGCGAGCATCGCCTGCAGCGGCTCCAACACCACCGCGGTTTTCTTCCGCACGGATACGCCTTGGCGCGCCTGGGCCTTGCGTGCCTCTCGAAGAAGCGTCTTCACCGCAGGAGCCTCACTTGGGTTATCCCAGTTTCGCAGGCGATGCCATTTAGCCAAAACTGCCAAGCGATGGCTAACTGTGCTGAACGACAGTGGTCCAGGCTTGCCCTTGATCTTGGCTTCCACCAACGCGACATCGACGGCCGGCGGTAGCAGGTGTGTCCAGTTACCAGAAGTATCGGGCCTGGCCAAATGGTCGACGATGAATTGCACGGCGACCTCGGGTGGCAACGCGCCGTCGCCGAGCGAGCGGCGATAACGCAACCGCAGCCACGCGGACCAGTAGGTGAGGGCGCTCTGGTAGCTACGCACGGTATTGGCCGCAGTGCCTGCCGCGATGAATGCCTCAGCCGCGGCGCGGGTACTGTCGGTCAACTCTGTAAGCACCAGCGGCTGGGAGGAGGGCATCTGTACCGGCTCTGTCAATTTCATCTCGCTCAACGCTGCAATAGGTTCGGATAACCATGCAATTATCAGACCTAAATAGGTAGAGGGTAGGGCATGGCTGTAGGCGTCCCAGAAAACGATGTTTTTGCCGCGGCAGACGCAGTCCTTGCCCGTGGAGAGCGGCCAACGGTGGAACGGGTACGCCTGGAGCTCGGGCGCGGCAGCCCGGCGCGGGTCGGTGCTTTGCTCGATCAGTGGTGGGATCAGCTTGCGGGGCGCCTGCGCGGCGAAACCCGCCTGCCCGGCTTGCCGGCGGAAGTGGCGCAAGCCTTCGTGGCCATCTGGCAGCAGGCCACGCTGATGGCGCAAGGAGTCGCCGAGCAGGCTCTTGATAGCCAGCGGCAGGTGCTCGCCGAGGAGCGCGAAGCACTGGGAGCGCTGGAAGCTCGCGCCCGTCTGGAGGTAGTCCAGGCACAGCAGCAGACCGCTGAGGCAGTCATCACCCGGCAACGCGTGGAAACCCGTCTAGCCGATCTGGAACAGTTGCTGGGTCAGCGCCAGGCGCAAATCGACGATCTGCGCGCCCAACGCGACGAGCTGCAGGCGCAGCGTGACGAATCCCACGCGCATCTGATCGAGGTCCGGCAGCAGTTGCATAACAGTCGGGAGCAGGCCGAGCAGGCGCGGATAGAGCAGCAGCGGTACACTCGGGATGTGGAGGACCGAGCCTATCGCGAGATCGATCGGGTACGCGAGGAGTACAAGGTGGTCGCGGGCCAACTCAAGGAGCTCAATCAGCGCCAGCACAGCCTTCAGCAAACCCTGCTGGCCGGTCAGATCGAGCTGACCGAAACGCGCGAACAGCGGGCCATGGCGCACGCGCAACTCCAAGCCCTGCGGGGTGAGCAAGAACAACGGCAACAGCTACTGGCCGACTTGACTCAACGCGGCGAGGCATTGCAACAGCAACTGCAGCAGGCTCATCAGGACATCCTCAGTGCGCGGGAACAGTCAGCGGCGGCGACAGCCCGGGCAGACGCGCTGGCCCAGCAGCTCGCCACCGCCCAAGCGGTGCCAAACAAAGCGCGTGCACCGCGCAAGCCCGTCTGACCCGGCATATTTATTTCTTAATTTCACTGGCAGCGGACGACTGCCTTGTACCAGGAAGTGCCATGGACATCAGCACCCTTATAAAAGTGATCGCCGCCGTAGGCGCTATTTTGACGGCGGCCAAGGTAATCCACGAGTTTTCCCTCGGCGGTCAGGCGCGGCGTCGTGAGGAATACCGCTTCGCCAAAGAGTTTCTCAACGACCTCCATGCGCCAGAAGGGGGCGACAAACTTCATCCATTGGCGGTTGAGCGCGGCCTATATGCCATTGCGGGCACGGCCAGCATTTGCCCGGAAGATGTCGAATATTTGCTGACGCTGGCATCGCCGGATCGCGCACTCAAGGATTTTGCAGCGTCGCGGGTCTACGTCGAAATTGATCACAAGCTGCAGCGGGTGCAGTTCAAAACTAAATACCGCAGCGGGTTTTCTCGCGGTTTGCGCAAGATCGGCTGGCTCCTGTGCTATTTCGGCGCCTCGATTCTCGCGGCCTCGCCTTTATTGCTGGCCGGTCACTCGGACTATTCGTCGCGCTTTATGTGGTTGGCCGTGGTGACGCTGCCTTGCGGCGGTCTGTATGCCTACCTGGCGCTGCGCGATTACATCAGGATCACCCGCGCAGAAACCTTGGTAACGGATCAGAAGAAGCACCGCTTGACCATCCAGGTGCACCACGCCCAGCGCTAAATACGGCATCCAACTGATGGTCAACGGTGGCTCAAGCGCGCATCTTGCGGGGCGGGGCCGGCCGGGCGTGGCTAGACGAAGGATCGTTGCCGATGGCGCCCACGCCGCCGTTCATCCCTAGGGGCCGCCCAGCCGCGAATCAGGCGAAGCGCACTTCCGGCAAGGGATCCTGTTTGGCCTCCGCCACGATGCGATCAAGCTCCGCACAGGAATCTTCGCGGTTTGCGATGAGGCTGCGGGCCAACTGCACACATTTGGTCCTGACGATTGAAATTGCTACCGCCGCATGGCCAACGTCGTCACTTGTCTCATAGCGGGTGCTATCAAAGACCACCGGCAGGGTGTCGATCACCGATCCGGTCTCCTCGGTCGAGAGCTGGCCGCGCTCATGAAGGGTGCGCAATGCCTCAATGATTTCCGACAGCGCATCCAGGCGTTGGGCGCCAAAAATCAAGACCAGCAGATGGACCAGGCGGCGTGTGATCGGGCTATCGGCTCTCGCACGCCATTCCCGGACCGCGTAAGCGGCGTGGGCCACGAACTTGGGGTCTTGATGTTGCAGGGCAAGCCGCAAGGTTTTCTCGACGAGCGTGGCGACAGGGTCAGAGTCGGCGAAGTAGATCAGCCCGACCAAGGCACCCGGCCCTTGAACCTCTCGGTAAAACAGGTCGAGTTGGGCAAACATCGTTTCGTTCGGCAGTCCCCTTAGGTGCGGCACTACCACCAAACCCAACGCTTTACTGATCAACGCTGCTTTGCGTTGCTCTCCACCAAACGTGAACGCCATTTCCAGCTGACTTTGAGATTTGGGACGCCAACGCGTCATCAGGTCGAAGTACCGTTGTGCTTGCTCGGCGCTGGGTTTGATACCTGCGGTGGCAGACCCCACCGAGTTGATCAGATCTTCCAGCAAGGCGTCTTCGAACAAACCCGGCGAACCTGCGTCGAACAGCTTCGCGCTCAACTGATTTTTCAGCGCCTCTGGCTGATGGCTCGGAAGTTTCAACAGCGCATGGGCGAACAATTGGTTGGCGCCCTGCAGGCTAGGATTGGCGGGATCGCTACCCCACAATTGCTGAAGTAAGCGATCGCGCTCTGCGGGAGTAAGGTAGTTTGCCTCGAGCAATGGGAGCAGCCTGACCAAGGCTTTACTGCAGTCCCTGCTTTCGGCGTTCACCGATTGGATGATCTGCGCAATCCGCCGCTCGATAACAGGGTTCGCCGGGCGTACCCCCGGTTTTTCGATCACCGGATTCGGCCAACCGCTGTTCGCGCTGAGACCGATCTCGTGCGGCAATGGCACCTCCAGTGCCTGCTGGAGCAAGCTGGAATGCTCATCCTCGGGAACACTTTCCAGCGAGTAGCGCATCAGGTGCTGCAGGGCGTCTTTCAGCCAGAGGTGTTGCAGGGCAGGCTGTTGACAGAG includes the following:
- the xerC_4 gene encoding Tyrosine recombinase XerC (*Name xerC_4) — protein: MPGDDCLSGLLLCLDYLQTGASFQRSQCFALLGEHLPLAIKSLLGDSLRHQRGLLPDGHEGLRHFRRQAGQAGFAAQAPRKLIPPLIEQSTDPRRAAAPELQAYPFHRWPLSTGKDCVCRGKNIVFWDAYSHALPSTYLGLIIAWLSEPIAALSEMKLTEPVQMPSSQPLVLTELTDSTRAAAEAFIAAGTAANTVRSYQSALTYWSAWLRLRYRRSLGDGALPPEVAVQFIVDHLARPDTSGNWTHLLPPAVDVALVEAKIKGKPGPLSFSTVSHRLAVLAKWHRLRNWDNPSEAPAVKTLLREARKAQARQGVSVRKKTAVVLEPLQAMLATCTDGVRGTRDRALLLLAWSGGGRRRSEIVGLQIGDLRRLDADTWLYALGTTKTDSSGVRREKPLQGPAAQALNAWLAVAPACEGPLFRRLYKGGRVAASGLSGDQVARIVKRRAAMAGLDGDWAAHSLRSGFVTEAGRQGVPLGEVMAMTEHRSVSTVMGYFQAGSLLDSQASQLLSSTPLDAVPPGERTAAAPHTAQEC
- a CDS encoding IS5 family transposase ISPpu18 codes for the protein MKQMTFADAEYAGKRKQTRKELFLIEMDQVVPWKGLIALIEPHYPKGEGGRPAYPLMAMLRIHLMQNWFGYSDPAMEEALYETTILRQFAGLSLERIPDETTILKFRRLLEKHELAAGILGVINGYLGDRGLSLRQGTIVDATLIHAPSSTKNQDGKRDPEMHQSKKGNQYYFGMKAHIGVDDESGLVHSVVGTAANVADITQVDKLLHGDENVVCADAGYTGVEKRPEHAGREVIWQVAARRSTYKKLDKRSALYKAKRKIEKAKAQVRAKVEHPFRVIKRQFGYVKVRFRGLAKNTAQLVTLFALSNLWMARRHLLTTAGKVHL